In the genome of Chryseobacterium arthrosphaerae, one region contains:
- the blaCHM gene encoding CHM family subclass B1 metallo-beta-lactamase, producing the protein MKISIGSIFIFLFSFVILGCSSQNKKSFAAKEVYKSGSLIVTQISENAFIHTSFKQTNDFGNVPCNGLIVKNNNEAIVFDTPTNDKGSEELIQWINDGLHVKIKAVVPTHFHDDSLGGLQAFHNKKIPSYSYSKTIELAKENHFTVPQNSFNDFIILKVGHEETVTKFFGEGHTKDNVVGYFPGEKILFGGCLLKELEASKGYLGDANVSAWSNTVEKVKKEYPDVKIVVPGHGEYGDGKLLDYTIQLFKGE; encoded by the coding sequence ATGAAAATCAGTATCGGAAGTATATTCATCTTTTTATTTTCTTTTGTAATCTTAGGCTGCAGTTCTCAGAATAAAAAAAGTTTTGCAGCGAAAGAAGTGTATAAATCCGGCAGTCTGATCGTTACTCAGATTTCGGAAAATGCTTTTATTCATACCTCTTTCAAACAAACCAATGATTTCGGCAATGTTCCCTGTAACGGGCTGATTGTTAAAAATAATAATGAAGCTATTGTTTTTGATACCCCTACGAATGATAAAGGATCTGAAGAGCTGATACAATGGATCAATGATGGTCTTCATGTAAAAATTAAGGCTGTTGTTCCAACCCATTTCCATGATGATAGTTTAGGTGGTCTTCAGGCTTTTCACAATAAGAAGATACCGTCATACTCCTATTCTAAGACCATAGAACTGGCTAAAGAAAATCATTTTACTGTTCCTCAAAATAGTTTTAATGACTTTATCATTTTAAAAGTAGGTCATGAAGAAACCGTAACAAAATTTTTCGGAGAAGGTCATACAAAAGATAATGTAGTAGGATATTTTCCAGGTGAAAAGATATTGTTCGGAGGCTGCTTGCTGAAAGAACTTGAAGCAAGTAAAGGATATTTGGGTGATGCTAATGTTTCAGCATGGTCCAATACCGTTGAAAAAGTTAAGAAAGAATATCCCGACGTAAAAATTGTAGTTCCGGGACATGGAGAATATGGTGATGGAAAGTTATTGGATTATACGATTCAGCTTTTTAAAGGGGAATAG
- a CDS encoding FUSC family protein codes for MNYSAELKKFVTSQYVYSAIRITLATVLPCLVLAHFGILKEYFLFPLGTSFVALTDQPGPFIRRRNALAFAICCFVFVALIASLVMNFKILVLLEIIVFGMFFSLIGVYGQRLAAVGSLSLVVLAIFIDGHLTGSNILKSLLIFASGCIWFLLIFLVVTTIRPYKLAGQMIGENYLQLAEFLKIKANYYQKNPDFDKLTTQVIAKQIEIKNLQEDTRETVFKTRTIVNESTTTSRLLMLMFLNSMDLHEKLMTSESDYQKLQQSFEDSMILVNIHDYLNLLAEEITNIGIALQSGTRAKPMFNLELELKNLNYNYFELRNKQLSPDSLENFMVLRQILMRINEITKEINEIYKVFSQNVKLAKSLSTGLDLKKFMPNEPKLNSKVLRNNISLSSSHFRHAIRITTALLLGYLFSMFDFLGLGHTYWILITITAILKPAYSITKQRNLLRLYGTITGATIAYIILHFIHINSVLFAILLISMIMCFSFLKGRYFWAVLFMTIYVFLSFNFLNPGKVNIIFKDRVLDTAIAGIIAFAVSYIVLPVWEHTQNLDLMKKSAADNLIYFQSVISKFLQGNFDIEDYKVKRKNAIISLANLSDNFQRMISDPKNQQKKLEVVHQFVATSHLITAYTASLSQYAKSNEQYPEIDAESWSRKIEAEMQQTSTLLNGNDVTETLKMESRLEPEDSSIEDMLLKRKTEIEENEIVDRRDPDKISHLTELKNIHDILELIYDVAKEQRKVIEKYRSEKHATPPQS; via the coding sequence ATGAACTATTCGGCGGAACTCAAAAAATTTGTAACCAGTCAATATGTATATTCTGCGATCAGGATTACATTAGCCACTGTTCTGCCTTGTTTAGTCCTCGCCCACTTCGGAATTCTGAAAGAATATTTCCTTTTTCCCCTGGGCACCAGCTTTGTTGCACTTACTGACCAGCCGGGTCCTTTTATACGAAGAAGAAATGCCCTTGCCTTTGCGATTTGCTGTTTCGTTTTCGTAGCACTCATTGCAAGCCTTGTCATGAATTTTAAGATACTGGTGCTTCTTGAGATCATTGTATTCGGTATGTTTTTCTCCCTGATCGGGGTCTACGGTCAGCGTTTGGCAGCTGTAGGTTCCTTATCGCTTGTAGTACTGGCTATCTTTATTGACGGACATCTTACGGGAAGCAATATTTTAAAAAGCTTACTCATCTTTGCCAGCGGATGCATCTGGTTTTTACTGATCTTCCTTGTGGTAACTACCATACGGCCTTATAAACTTGCCGGACAGATGATTGGAGAGAATTATCTTCAGCTCGCCGAGTTTTTAAAGATCAAAGCCAACTATTACCAGAAGAACCCTGATTTTGATAAACTGACCACTCAGGTGATCGCCAAGCAGATCGAAATAAAAAATCTTCAGGAAGATACCAGGGAAACCGTTTTCAAAACAAGGACCATCGTCAACGAATCCACAACCACCAGCCGTTTGCTGATGCTGATGTTCCTGAATTCCATGGACCTTCATGAGAAACTGATGACCTCTGAAAGTGATTATCAGAAACTCCAGCAAAGTTTTGAAGACAGTATGATCCTGGTCAACATCCATGATTATCTTAATCTTCTGGCTGAAGAAATCACAAACATCGGAATCGCTCTTCAAAGTGGAACGAGGGCAAAGCCAATGTTTAATCTTGAACTTGAATTAAAGAATCTCAATTATAATTATTTCGAACTCAGAAATAAGCAGCTGTCCCCGGACAGTCTGGAAAACTTCATGGTTCTGCGCCAGATCCTGATGCGCATCAATGAAATCACCAAAGAGATCAACGAAATCTATAAAGTCTTTTCCCAGAACGTAAAGCTTGCCAAAAGTTTATCTACCGGATTAGACCTTAAAAAGTTCATGCCGAATGAGCCGAAACTTAATTCAAAAGTTTTAAGGAACAATATTTCATTATCGTCTTCTCATTTCCGCCATGCGATAAGGATTACCACTGCTTTGCTGCTGGGCTATCTTTTCTCCATGTTTGATTTTCTTGGGCTGGGCCATACGTATTGGATACTGATCACCATTACCGCTATCCTGAAACCGGCCTACTCCATCACGAAACAGCGGAACCTGCTTCGGCTCTATGGAACCATTACCGGTGCCACCATAGCCTATATCATTCTGCATTTCATACACATCAACAGTGTTCTGTTTGCCATCCTGCTGATCAGTATGATTATGTGCTTCAGTTTCCTGAAAGGAAGGTACTTCTGGGCGGTATTATTTATGACGATTTATGTTTTTCTGAGTTTCAATTTCCTGAATCCCGGAAAAGTCAATATTATTTTTAAAGACAGGGTGCTGGATACCGCTATTGCCGGAATCATCGCTTTTGCTGTTTCCTATATTGTATTGCCTGTCTGGGAACATACCCAGAATCTTGATCTGATGAAGAAATCTGCAGCAGATAACCTCATTTATTTCCAGAGTGTAATTTCCAAATTCTTACAAGGAAATTTTGATATTGAAGATTATAAGGTGAAAAGAAAAAATGCCATTATTTCACTGGCCAATCTCTCCGATAATTTCCAGCGGATGATCTCTGATCCTAAAAACCAACAGAAAAAACTGGAGGTAGTACATCAGTTTGTAGCTACATCCCATCTTATAACAGCCTATACCGCTTCACTTTCCCAATATGCCAAAAGCAACGAGCAGTATCCTGAAATAGATGCCGAAAGCTGGAGCAGAAAAATTGAGGCAGAAATGCAGCAGACCTCTACCCTTCTGAACGGTAATGATGTGACCGAAACACTGAAAATGGAAAGCCGCCTGGAACCGGAAGATTCTTCCATTGAAGATATGCTTCTGAAAAGGAAAACTGAGATTGAGGAAAATGAAATTGTAGACAGAAGAGATCCGGATAAAATATCACACCTGACGGAGCTTAAGAATATTCATGATATCCTGGAGCTGATTTATGACGTTGCCAAAGAACAGCGAAAAGTGATCGAAAAGTACAGGAGTGAAAAACATGCTACTCCTCCACAATCGTAA
- a CDS encoding 4'-phosphopantetheinyl transferase family protein, with product MPLYRDFSDDNATILVWKYDESEELDINTLLEPENAEKVKDYHPKKLLEVLMVRKLLKSLKPQSKILYKEREPFLSPQDAEISITHSFPFAAIAISKKKIGIDVEKFNPKILRVIDKFTYENERGFIPEDKADTFYTIIWSVKESMYKIHHSKYWSLKKNYEVKPFELKHLHKISCRVYDDQFSDEFKARVEFFDDYCFTIVEE from the coding sequence ATGCCCCTTTACCGAGATTTTTCAGATGATAATGCCACAATCCTTGTTTGGAAGTATGATGAGAGTGAAGAACTTGATATCAATACATTACTGGAACCTGAAAATGCCGAAAAGGTAAAAGATTATCACCCGAAAAAACTTCTGGAAGTGCTGATGGTACGTAAGCTTCTGAAAAGCTTAAAACCTCAGTCCAAGATTTTATATAAAGAAAGGGAACCTTTTCTTTCTCCTCAGGATGCCGAAATTTCCATTACCCATTCTTTTCCGTTTGCAGCCATTGCCATCTCTAAAAAGAAGATAGGAATAGACGTTGAAAAATTCAATCCCAAGATCTTAAGGGTGATAGATAAGTTCACGTATGAAAATGAACGGGGCTTCATTCCGGAAGATAAAGCCGATACTTTCTATACCATTATCTGGAGTGTAAAGGAAAGTATGTACAAGATCCATCATTCAAAATACTGGTCTTTAAAGAAAAACTATGAGGTGAAACCCTTTGAGCTGAAGCATCTGCATAAGATCAGCTGCCGTGTGTATGACGATCAGTTTTCAGATGAGTTCAAGGCCAGAGTAGAATTTTTTGATGATTACTGCTTTACGATTGTGGAGGAGTAG
- a CDS encoding Hsp20/alpha crystallin family protein encodes MSIVKRNNGSLLPASPRTLFDDFFSRELFNWSNNNFSSTHTSIPSVNIKESADHFEVEVAAPGMEKQDFQVTLEGNLLTISSSRKNQKEDHDTNYTRREFSYQAFQRSFELAKNVVDEENIEAKYENGVLKLTIPKTDEAKKQAPRLIEIK; translated from the coding sequence ATGTCAATCGTAAAAAGAAACAACGGCAGCTTGCTTCCTGCCAGTCCACGTACATTGTTCGATGACTTTTTCAGCCGCGAACTTTTTAATTGGAGCAATAACAATTTTTCATCAACGCACACCTCTATTCCATCGGTGAATATCAAAGAGAGTGCGGATCATTTTGAGGTAGAAGTGGCAGCACCAGGAATGGAAAAACAGGATTTCCAGGTCACTCTTGAAGGTAATCTTCTGACGATTTCCTCCTCAAGGAAAAATCAGAAAGAAGATCATGATACCAATTACACCCGAAGAGAATTTAGCTATCAGGCATTCCAACGTAGTTTTGAGCTTGCCAAGAATGTTGTTGATGAGGAAAACATTGAAGCAAAATACGAAAACGGGGTTCTGAAACTTACAATTCCCAAAACAGATGAAGCTAAAAAACAGGCTCCCCGTCTGATTGAGATCAAATAA
- a CDS encoding cation:proton antiporter, translated as MNELLWSICILCLTTLGLMFLLKRLNQPYMIAYIIAGVVLGPHVLGVFTNPEEIETIGEVGILLLMFFLGMEINVPDNRTLLIKPIIAQSMKIILSFICAALIGNIIGLSLNSMVLIAVLFIFNSTAIVSEVLSKHNTLKTPFGTTILNILIFQDLLFAPVLTVLKAWNKEDFKLIHIVFPVMVCFAVFFILKRIRNIQEIKVPKLFRSIEKDHDLQVFFGLFICIGFGLIAETGGLSSTFGSFIAGIIVGRVKLFSWLEHSLIPFKVFFVTLFFVSIGLRLDIAYLFSNFQIILIGTFFVLLSNSVMSAIIFRLLKYDWKESLYGGALLSQTGEFGIMALSIAYKAKIIEYSLYKAGLGITCLSILLSTIWISVLKSLIEKKKLQNNIKI; from the coding sequence ATGAATGAATTACTTTGGTCAATATGCATATTATGCCTTACTACATTAGGCTTGATGTTTCTCCTAAAAAGATTGAATCAGCCTTACATGATTGCTTATATCATTGCAGGAGTAGTTCTTGGGCCCCATGTTTTGGGAGTATTCACCAATCCCGAAGAAATAGAAACAATTGGAGAAGTAGGAATTTTACTGCTGATGTTTTTCCTGGGTATGGAAATCAATGTTCCTGATAACCGGACTTTGCTGATAAAACCGATCATCGCTCAAAGCATGAAAATTATTCTGAGCTTTATATGTGCTGCTCTGATAGGAAATATCATCGGGCTTTCTTTAAACAGCATGGTTCTTATTGCTGTACTTTTCATATTCAACAGCACGGCGATTGTGAGTGAGGTTTTGAGCAAGCACAACACTTTAAAAACACCTTTTGGAACGACGATACTCAACATCCTTATTTTTCAGGATCTGCTCTTTGCTCCTGTTTTGACGGTTTTAAAAGCGTGGAATAAAGAAGATTTCAAACTCATCCATATTGTATTTCCGGTCATGGTATGCTTTGCTGTCTTTTTTATCTTAAAAAGAATTAGAAATATACAGGAAATCAAGGTCCCAAAATTATTCCGGTCTATTGAAAAAGATCACGACCTGCAGGTATTTTTTGGATTATTCATCTGCATCGGATTCGGATTAATTGCTGAAACAGGAGGGCTGAGCAGTACTTTCGGAAGTTTTATCGCCGGTATCATTGTAGGAAGGGTAAAATTGTTCAGCTGGCTTGAACATTCACTGATCCCTTTCAAGGTATTCTTTGTAACGCTATTTTTTGTATCAATTGGGTTACGTCTTGATATTGCTTATCTGTTTTCCAACTTTCAGATCATTCTTATAGGGACATTTTTCGTCCTGTTAAGCAACTCTGTAATGTCTGCCATTATTTTCCGTTTGCTGAAGTATGACTGGAAAGAAAGCCTGTACGGAGGAGCATTATTATCTCAAACAGGAGAATTTGGAATTATGGCATTATCCATTGCATACAAAGCTAAAATTATTGAATACAGCTTATACAAAGCCGGACTGGGTATCACCTGTTTATCTATTTTACTCTCCACGATATGGATTTCAGTCCTCAAAAGCCTGATAGAGAAAAAGAAGTTACAGAATAACATTAAAATTTAA
- the ahcY gene encoding adenosylhomocysteinase produces the protein MSTTTQYVPYKVKDISLAEWGRKEITLAEAEMPGLMAIREEYGPSQPLKGARIAGCLHMTIQTAVLIETLVALGAEVTWSSCNIFSTQDHAAAAIAAAGIPVYAWKGLNEEEFDWCIEQTLFFGEDRKPLNMILDDGGDLTNMVFDKYPEFTKDIKGLSEETTTGVHRLYERMKNGTLVMPAINVNDSVTKSKFDNKYGCKESAVDAVRRATDVMLAGKRVVVCGYGDVGKGTAASFRGAGSIVTVTEIDPICALQAAMDGYEVKRLDTVVDNADIIITTTGNFNIVRGEHFLKMKDKAIVCNIGHFDNEIDMAWLNKNYGHTKSEVKPQVDIYTVEGKEVIILAEGRLVNLGCATGHPSFVMSNSFSNQTLAQIELWNNSAAYKNEVYMLPKHLDEKVAALHLKKLSVELETLSPEQAEYIGVDVKGPFKPEYYRY, from the coding sequence ATGAGTACTACAACACAATACGTTCCTTATAAAGTTAAGGATATCTCCCTTGCAGAATGGGGAAGAAAAGAAATTACCCTTGCAGAGGCAGAAATGCCGGGTCTGATGGCTATCCGTGAAGAATACGGACCTTCTCAACCGCTTAAGGGAGCAAGAATCGCAGGATGTCTTCACATGACGATCCAGACTGCTGTGCTTATCGAGACATTGGTCGCTTTAGGTGCTGAAGTTACATGGTCTTCTTGTAATATCTTCTCTACTCAGGACCACGCTGCTGCTGCTATTGCTGCTGCAGGAATCCCTGTGTATGCCTGGAAAGGTCTTAACGAAGAAGAATTTGACTGGTGTATAGAGCAGACTTTATTCTTCGGAGAAGACAGAAAGCCATTGAACATGATTTTGGATGACGGTGGAGATTTAACCAACATGGTTTTTGATAAATATCCTGAATTCACAAAAGATATCAAAGGTCTTTCTGAAGAAACGACTACAGGAGTACACAGACTTTATGAAAGAATGAAGAACGGAACTCTGGTAATGCCTGCAATCAACGTAAATGATTCAGTAACCAAATCTAAGTTCGACAACAAATACGGATGTAAAGAATCTGCAGTAGATGCTGTAAGAAGAGCTACAGACGTAATGCTTGCAGGAAAAAGAGTGGTAGTTTGCGGATACGGAGACGTAGGTAAAGGTACTGCCGCTTCTTTCAGAGGAGCCGGTTCTATCGTTACCGTTACTGAAATTGACCCGATCTGTGCGCTTCAGGCTGCTATGGACGGTTATGAAGTAAAAAGATTAGATACCGTAGTAGACAATGCTGATATCATCATTACTACAACAGGTAACTTCAATATCGTAAGAGGAGAACACTTCCTTAAGATGAAAGACAAGGCTATTGTTTGTAACATTGGTCACTTCGACAACGAAATCGATATGGCGTGGTTAAACAAAAACTATGGTCACACAAAATCTGAAGTGAAGCCTCAGGTTGATATCTATACGGTTGAAGGAAAAGAGGTAATCATCCTTGCTGAAGGTAGACTGGTAAACTTAGGATGTGCTACAGGTCACCCAAGTTTCGTAATGTCTAACTCTTTCTCGAACCAGACTTTGGCTCAGATTGAACTTTGGAACAACTCTGCTGCTTATAAAAATGAAGTATACATGCTTCCTAAGCACTTGGATGAAAAAGTAGCGGCTTTACACCTTAAGAAATTAAGCGTAGAACTTGAAACTCTTTCTCCTGAGCAGGCTGAGTACATCGGAGTAGACGTAAAAGGGCCATTCAAGCCTGAGTACTACAGATACTAA
- the yiaA gene encoding inner membrane protein YiaA, with translation MKKQRVSNAFVAASWVALGAGMIGFIVGLARAEMQLNEKGYYFTILLYGLFAVVSLQKAVRDRLENIQVTDIYYGICWFATLSSIVLLVIGLWNATILPSEKGFYAFAFLLALFGAIAVQKNTRDNMLQE, from the coding sequence ATGAAAAAACAAAGAGTATCAAATGCATTTGTAGCAGCATCCTGGGTGGCGTTGGGAGCAGGAATGATCGGCTTTATCGTAGGTCTTGCAAGAGCAGAAATGCAGCTGAATGAGAAGGGATATTATTTCACGATCCTTCTTTACGGTTTATTTGCCGTTGTATCGCTGCAGAAGGCTGTCCGTGACAGATTAGAAAACATTCAGGTAACCGATATCTATTACGGGATTTGCTGGTTTGCAACCCTGTCTTCCATTGTGTTGCTGGTTATCGGACTTTGGAATGCCACCATTTTACCAAGTGAAAAAGGATTTTATGCCTTTGCATTTCTTCTGGCGCTTTTCGGGGCTATCGCAGTCCAGAAAAATACGCGGGACAATATGCTTCAGGAATAA
- the purE gene encoding 5-(carboxyamino)imidazole ribonucleotide mutase produces MVGIIMGSQSDLPIMEQAANFLKSLDIPYELTVVSAHRTPERMFDYAKTAKERGLKVIVAGAGGAAHLPGMVASCTTLPVIGVPILSSNSIDGWDSVLSILQMPGGIPVATVALNGALNAGILAAKIIGSADAQVAENLQKYQDSLKDKVLGTVDDIKAQHPNHFDQ; encoded by the coding sequence ATGGTAGGAATTATTATGGGCAGTCAGAGCGATCTGCCGATCATGGAACAGGCTGCAAACTTTCTGAAAAGCCTGGATATCCCTTATGAACTGACTGTGGTTTCAGCACACAGAACACCTGAAAGAATGTTCGATTATGCAAAAACCGCTAAAGAAAGAGGTCTGAAAGTAATTGTTGCAGGAGCAGGCGGGGCAGCTCACCTTCCGGGAATGGTGGCAAGCTGTACGACACTTCCGGTAATCGGGGTTCCGATCCTGTCCAGCAATTCAATAGACGGATGGGATTCTGTTTTATCTATCCTTCAGATGCCGGGGGGTATTCCGGTGGCTACTGTAGCGTTGAACGGAGCTTTGAATGCAGGAATTTTAGCTGCTAAAATCATAGGAAGTGCAGATGCCCAGGTTGCTGAAAACCTTCAGAAATACCAGGATTCTTTAAAAGACAAAGTATTGGGAACGGTGGATGACATCAAAGCCCAGCACCCGAATCATTTTGATCAATAA
- a CDS encoding DMT family transporter, translated as MKDYKLTLAILTVAIVWGTTFLSIRIAVETIPAWFVAGIRQFLASIIMLMILIYRKEFKWIGWKNLKYQIIFSSLMLVIANGMTTVAEEEVTSSLTSLISACSPILVFMGSLALGLQKFSWRAFAGVLMCFSGIIFIFWDGVNDLKNPDYALGILFLFIAIAGWASGTIFTKKLNLHSGNISLNLFYQFAFAGITQIIFAFLFSENYNFGNWTLRSISAMLYLSVFGSVAAFFAFHYALTKVSPVQVSILAYINTIISIFLSWLILGEYISFKFIIAAVLIILGVFIINYNPEMFKKQKLE; from the coding sequence TTGAAAGATTATAAGCTTACACTGGCCATCCTTACCGTCGCCATTGTCTGGGGAACTACTTTTTTGTCGATCCGCATTGCAGTGGAAACGATACCTGCCTGGTTTGTTGCAGGCATCCGCCAATTTCTGGCTTCTATTATTATGCTGATGATTCTTATTTACAGAAAAGAATTTAAATGGATTGGCTGGAAAAACCTGAAATACCAGATCATTTTTTCTTCCCTCATGCTGGTAATCGCCAATGGGATGACGACGGTGGCTGAAGAGGAAGTTACCAGCAGCCTTACCTCATTGATAAGTGCCTGCTCTCCTATTCTTGTGTTCATGGGCAGCCTTGCACTGGGATTACAAAAATTCAGCTGGCGGGCTTTTGCAGGAGTACTGATGTGCTTCAGCGGGATTATTTTTATATTCTGGGATGGGGTCAACGATCTTAAAAATCCGGATTATGCCCTTGGGATCCTGTTTTTATTCATCGCTATTGCGGGCTGGGCCTCAGGAACCATTTTCACCAAAAAACTCAACCTTCACAGCGGAAATATTTCACTGAATTTATTTTATCAGTTTGCATTTGCAGGTATTACCCAGATTATATTCGCCTTTCTGTTCTCAGAAAATTATAATTTCGGAAACTGGACGCTGCGTAGCATTTCAGCCATGCTTTATCTGTCTGTTTTCGGATCGGTAGCAGCATTTTTTGCTTTTCACTATGCGCTTACAAAAGTTTCGCCGGTACAGGTTTCCATATTGGCGTATATCAATACCATTATTTCCATATTTTTAAGCTGGCTGATCCTTGGTGAATATATTTCTTTTAAATTTATCATTGCTGCTGTTTTGATTATCTTAGGCGTTTTTATCATCAATTACAATCCTGAAATGTTTAAAAAACAGAAGTTGGAATAA
- a CDS encoding cation:proton antiporter, with protein sequence MILLSIHNLSLPIEDPVLKFLLVLVIILAAPLLLNKIKVPHLLGLIIAGAVIGPNGFNVLSRDSSIVVTGTTGLLYIMFLAGLEIDMGDFKKNKWKSLTFGIYTFTVPFVLGYLGGYYILHFSMLTSILFASLFSSHTLIAYPLVSKLGIAKNKAVNITVGGTMITDILALLVLAVIVGMSQGDVGTEFWVKLSVSFVVFALIVLIVFPIIGRWFFKRVDDKISQYIFVLVMIYLAAMLAELAGVEAIIGAFFAGLALNRLIPHTSSLMNRVEFVGNAIFIPFFLISVGMLIDFKVFFKSWETLEVAGIMLVASIGGKYLSAVATQKTFRLTKEEGKLIFGLSSASAAATLASVMVGYNIILSETETGEPVRLLNEHVLNGSILLILISCTISSFISMASAQKIAEADNEDTVSGNSHEEENILLAINHEETVERMVNLGILIKAHSNTEDLFALNVINEDKNESSVKNAEKLLHQAADTAAAADVKLQALKRYDNDVINGVNNVIKEQKITDLIIGLEDEKGFSPSFVYNLYNGYLQNDDVNVLVYHAAQPLSTIKRYAVMIPENAHQEAGFFHALLRVWNIARNSGATVVFYAPENILDILQKIIKKANIEAEFIIMNTWQDGERTAAQLKEDEALIILMAKRGMRSYIPRMRLIPELLNRNLSDNNYLLIFPFSEYDKNSPEIRSVGNHGDFVEIGNVIQKIFK encoded by the coding sequence ATGATTTTACTGAGTATACACAACCTGAGTCTTCCTATAGAAGATCCGGTACTGAAGTTCCTGCTGGTGCTGGTTATCATCCTTGCCGCGCCATTATTATTAAACAAAATTAAAGTTCCCCACCTGCTTGGGCTTATCATTGCAGGGGCTGTTATAGGACCAAACGGTTTCAATGTACTGTCGAGGGACAGCAGCATTGTGGTGACCGGAACTACAGGGCTCCTTTATATCATGTTCCTTGCAGGGCTTGAAATTGATATGGGAGATTTTAAAAAGAACAAATGGAAGAGTCTTACTTTTGGAATCTACACCTTTACGGTTCCTTTTGTTCTCGGGTATTTAGGCGGATATTATATCCTGCATTTTTCAATGCTTACCTCCATTCTGTTTGCCAGCCTTTTTTCTTCTCATACGCTGATCGCTTATCCTCTGGTAAGTAAACTGGGAATTGCAAAAAATAAAGCAGTCAATATTACCGTTGGCGGTACCATGATTACGGATATCCTGGCTTTATTGGTACTTGCTGTGATCGTTGGGATGTCTCAGGGCGATGTAGGAACCGAATTCTGGGTTAAATTATCCGTTTCGTTTGTCGTATTTGCTCTGATTGTACTGATCGTCTTTCCTATCATCGGCCGCTGGTTCTTTAAAAGAGTGGACGATAAAATTTCGCAGTATATTTTTGTTCTGGTAATGATTTACCTGGCCGCAATGCTGGCAGAGCTTGCCGGTGTGGAAGCTATCATTGGAGCGTTCTTTGCAGGACTTGCTTTAAACAGGCTGATTCCGCATACTTCTTCCCTGATGAACAGAGTGGAATTTGTGGGAAATGCGATATTTATACCGTTTTTCCTGATCAGTGTGGGAATGCTCATCGACTTTAAGGTCTTTTTTAAAAGCTGGGAAACCCTGGAAGTAGCCGGAATCATGCTGGTAGCTTCTATCGGCGGAAAATATCTCTCTGCAGTGGCTACTCAAAAAACATTCAGACTGACTAAGGAAGAAGGAAAACTGATCTTCGGGTTAAGCTCTGCTTCAGCTGCAGCAACCCTGGCTTCCGTAATGGTGGGGTATAACATCATCCTGTCTGAAACCGAGACCGGAGAACCTGTAAGGTTACTGAATGAACATGTTCTGAACGGAAGTATCCTGCTGATCCTGATTTCATGTACCATTTCATCCTTTATCTCAATGGCAAGCGCCCAGAAAATTGCTGAAGCAGATAACGAAGATACCGTTTCCGGAAACAGCCATGAGGAAGAAAATATTTTACTTGCCATCAATCACGAAGAAACCGTTGAAAGAATGGTCAATCTGGGGATTCTGATCAAAGCGCATTCCAATACGGAAGATTTGTTTGCTTTAAATGTGATCAATGAAGATAAGAATGAATCTTCAGTAAAAAATGCGGAAAAGCTCCTTCACCAGGCAGCTGACACCGCAGCGGCAGCAGATGTGAAACTGCAGGCACTCAAAAGATATGACAACGATGTCATCAATGGGGTAAACAATGTTATTAAAGAACAGAAAATCACAGATCTCATCATAGGGCTGGAAGATGAAAAAGGCTTCTCTCCGTCATTCGTTTATAACCTTTATAATGGCTATCTTCAGAATGATGATGTGAATGTGCTGGTATACCATGCTGCACAGCCACTGTCCACGATTAAACGCTATGCCGTCATGATTCCGGAGAATGCTCATCAGGAGGCAGGATTTTTCCATGCGCTTTTAAGAGTCTGGAATATTGCAAGAAACTCCGGGGCAACGGTAGTTTTCTATGCTCCTGAAAATATTCTGGATATTCTTCAGAAAATCATTAAAAAAGCCAATATAGAAGCTGAATTTATCATTATGAATACATGGCAGGACGGTGAAAGAACGGCTGCGCAGCTGAAGGAAGATGAAGCATTGATTATCCTGATGGCAAAACGGGGCATGAGGTCTTATATTCCAAGGATGAGACTTATTCCTGAACTATTGAACAGAAACCTGAGTGATAATAATTATCTCCTGATCTTCCCATTCTCGGAGTATGATAAGAACAGCCCGGAAATAAGGTCTGTAGGAAATCATGGAGACTTTGTGGAAATAGGAAACGTCATTCAGAAAATATTTAAGTAA